The Longimicrobium sp. genome includes a region encoding these proteins:
- a CDS encoding Lrp/AsnC family transcriptional regulator: MDDVDLRIVALLQENARTSNAELARQMGMAPSAILERVRKLEERGVIMGYAARVNPEAVGLGLTAFVFVRASERAGAVNTSRRLAELREVQEVHHVAGEDCFLVKVRVANARALSVLLSERFGEIDTIVSTRSTIVMDTVKETAALPIPQEAGRG; the protein is encoded by the coding sequence ATGGACGACGTGGACCTGCGCATCGTGGCGCTCCTGCAGGAGAACGCGCGCACCTCCAACGCGGAGCTCGCGCGGCAGATGGGGATGGCGCCCTCGGCGATCCTGGAGCGGGTGCGGAAGCTGGAGGAGCGCGGCGTGATCATGGGGTACGCCGCGCGTGTGAATCCCGAGGCGGTGGGGCTGGGGCTGACCGCTTTCGTCTTCGTGCGCGCGAGTGAGCGTGCGGGTGCGGTGAACACGTCCCGACGCCTGGCGGAGCTCCGCGAGGTGCAGGAGGTGCACCACGTGGCGGGCGAGGACTGCTTCCTGGTCAAGGTGCGCGTCGCCAACGCGCGGGCGCTCAGCGTGCTCCTTTCCGAGCGCTTCGGGGAGATCGACACGATCGTCTCCACGCGCTCCACCATCGTCATGGACACGGTCAAGGAGACGGCCGCGCTTCCCATTCCACAGGAGGCGGGCCGTGGGTGA
- a CDS encoding AMP-binding protein codes for NQPGSMGHPFPGVEVTIRGPRGEHCPVGTTGEICVEGANVFPGYVGEEGRDPEQFWGGALRTGDLGVCGPDGTIRFRGCLKPMFTRSGFNIYPREIERVIQEDPRVADASVTAVPDGAKENEIALTVVPAPGAELGEEDVRRLCRDGLAAYKQPGRITIEPA; via the coding sequence CCAACCAGCCGGGGTCGATGGGGCACCCCTTTCCGGGAGTCGAGGTCACCATCCGCGGCCCTCGCGGCGAGCACTGCCCGGTCGGCACCACCGGCGAGATCTGCGTGGAGGGCGCCAACGTCTTCCCCGGCTACGTGGGCGAGGAGGGGCGCGATCCCGAGCAGTTCTGGGGCGGCGCCCTGCGCACCGGCGACCTGGGCGTGTGCGGGCCGGACGGCACCATCCGCTTCCGCGGCTGCCTGAAGCCGATGTTCACACGCAGCGGCTTCAACATCTACCCGCGCGAGATCGAGCGCGTCATCCAGGAAGACCCTCGCGTGGCCGACGCCTCCGTGACCGCGGTGCCGGACGGGGCCAAGGAGAACGAGATCGCACTCACCGTCGTCCCCGCACCCGGCGCCGAGCTGGGCGAGGAGGACGTGCGCCGCCTCTGCCGCGACGGCCTCGCCGCCTACAAGCAGCCGGGGCGCATCACGATCGAACCCGCCTGA
- a CDS encoding EamA family transporter codes for MGESRAGEPRAAVLAAFAAVYLIWGSTYLAIRYAIETLPPFMMAGTRFMTAGAILYLLMRMRGVAPPMRVHWRSAFLLGGMLLLFGNGAVVWAEHRVASGIAALLVAVEPLWIVLLEWLRPGGRRPSARTAAGVVLGFGGLVILVGPQELGGGRVDVLGALVVVVAAMSWAAGSLYSREAPLPASPFLATSMQMLAGGALLMAAGLATGEAGRVDPSAFSAKSLAALAYLTVFGSLVAFTAYIWLLGVVSPSRASTYAYVNPLVAVVLGWALAGEALDARVALSAVVIVGAVAMIIAASREAEKAARPAAENAEKIAAAPMPAPVPAVPETRRVRRVRS; via the coding sequence GTGGGTGAGTCGCGCGCGGGCGAGCCGAGGGCGGCGGTGCTGGCCGCCTTCGCCGCGGTGTATCTGATCTGGGGTTCGACGTACCTGGCGATCCGCTACGCCATCGAGACGCTCCCGCCGTTCATGATGGCGGGGACACGCTTCATGACGGCGGGGGCGATCCTCTACCTGTTGATGAGGATGCGCGGCGTCGCGCCTCCCATGCGCGTGCACTGGCGCTCGGCGTTCCTGCTGGGCGGGATGCTGCTGCTGTTCGGCAACGGCGCGGTCGTCTGGGCCGAGCACCGCGTCGCCAGCGGGATCGCGGCGCTGCTGGTGGCGGTGGAGCCGCTCTGGATCGTGCTGCTGGAATGGCTGCGTCCCGGCGGGCGGCGGCCTTCCGCGCGCACGGCGGCTGGGGTGGTGCTGGGCTTTGGGGGGCTGGTGATCCTGGTGGGGCCGCAGGAGCTGGGCGGCGGACGGGTGGACGTGCTGGGTGCGCTGGTCGTGGTGGTCGCCGCGATGAGCTGGGCGGCGGGCTCGCTCTACTCTCGCGAGGCGCCGCTCCCGGCTTCGCCGTTCCTCGCCACCTCCATGCAGATGCTGGCGGGCGGCGCGCTGCTGATGGCCGCGGGGCTGGCGACGGGCGAGGCGGGGCGGGTGGATCCATCCGCCTTCTCGGCGAAGTCGCTGGCGGCGCTGGCGTATCTGACGGTGTTCGGGTCGCTGGTGGCGTTCACCGCGTACATCTGGCTGCTGGGCGTGGTAAGCCCTTCGCGCGCATCCACCTACGCGTACGTGAACCCGCTGGTGGCGGTCGTGCTGGGATGGGCGCTCGCCGGTGAGGCGCTGGACGCGCGCGTCGCCCTCTCCGCCGTGGTGATCGTGGGCGCGGTCGCCATGATCATCGCGGCGTCCAGGGAAGCGGAGAAGGCCGCGCGCCCCGCCGCGGAGAACGCGGAGAAGATCGCGGCGGCCCCGATGCCCGCGCCCGTCCCGGCCGTGCCTGAGACGCGGCGGGTCAGGCGGGTTCGATCGTGA